The sequence GGCAGGCACCTGGGAACCTGCGGAGGCGGAACTATTGATTAATCGTGATGGTCGCCGCTGGCGCAGACTCTAGATATGTGTTTTGTTATGGTTATCGGTCATTTTGCAATTAGATCTCTTGCAACTAGACAACGGTTACGTAATCAACTCTCAACCCCTTTAGCCTTCAACTCCTATGACTACTACAAGTGCTCCGGTCGTATCACTGCAAGCCCCTAAAGATGTCTCGCTGAGTGAGATTGAAGGGGAATTGGCAAAAATTTGGCAAAGTTACAACGCTGGTAACGATGATGGTTCACTGCCTGCGGCAACTAGAGCCGCTACCTTTAGCTTGATTATCTACGAGCCTGAAGAAACCCAGCAACTGTTGGCAGCTCTAGGCTTTTATCGAGGGCCGGTGGATGGCATTACTGGCCCAAGCACTAAGGCAGCACTCA comes from Cyanobacteriota bacterium and encodes:
- a CDS encoding peptidoglycan-binding protein; translated protein: MTTTSAPVVSLQAPKDVSLSEIEGELAKIWQSYNAGNDDGSLPAATRAATFSLIIYEPEETQQLLAALGFYRGPVDGITGPSTKAALKNAQATYGLKVSGKADKATLERLRQEFLQQQTSATGQPSVQPLNTAVSVGVADAIANQNPCRI